From the genome of Ignavibacteriales bacterium, one region includes:
- a CDS encoding tyrosine-type recombinase/integrase: protein MFISKTKKSPFYQLTYEVDGKKTTISTKAKNRTDAHLFLIYFQKKRDGESKEQIKSISLTKFKEEYDDYIKPTKSKSYLRSINLSFKMLIAFSGDISLSRLDIHTIDKFITHTFSRTPRGASLYYRTLKAAFSKAVLWNYITENPLKKIKTPKVSKAFPVFISETELKTILENTQEEYLKDLFLTAFYTGMRLGELVNMKWSWVDLKQNQITVQCSEFFTTKSKKERIIPFNSNLKKIFMNRFPKVVSIKNDEYIFSKLPGIKFNEDFISKKFKDFVRAAKLDERIHFHTLRHSFASLLVQRGVSLYVVKELLGHEELSTTQIYSHLQQQNLRDAVNLL from the coding sequence ATGTTCATTTCTAAAACAAAAAAATCACCATTCTATCAATTGACTTATGAAGTTGATGGAAAGAAAACAACCATCTCAACGAAAGCTAAAAACCGCACTGATGCCCATCTCTTTTTAATATACTTTCAAAAAAAACGAGATGGAGAATCCAAAGAACAAATAAAATCCATATCATTAACTAAATTCAAGGAGGAATATGATGATTACATTAAGCCAACAAAATCAAAAAGCTATCTTCGTTCTATTAATCTTTCTTTCAAAATGCTAATTGCTTTCAGTGGAGATATTTCATTAAGCAGATTAGATATTCACACAATCGATAAATTTATCACTCACACTTTTTCACGAACTCCGAGAGGAGCTTCTCTTTATTACCGTACACTGAAAGCTGCTTTTAGTAAAGCTGTTCTTTGGAATTACATTACTGAAAATCCACTTAAGAAAATTAAAACTCCAAAAGTTTCTAAAGCTTTTCCGGTTTTCATTTCCGAAACAGAATTGAAAACTATTCTGGAAAATACACAAGAGGAATATCTCAAAGATTTATTTCTCACCGCTTTTTATACCGGAATGCGTCTTGGTGAATTAGTAAATATGAAGTGGTCGTGGGTCGATCTAAAACAGAATCAAATTACTGTTCAATGCTCAGAGTTTTTCACAACCAAGAGTAAAAAAGAAAGGATCATCCCGTTTAATTCTAATCTCAAAAAGATTTTTATGAATCGATTTCCAAAAGTAGTCAGTATCAAAAATGACGAATATATTTTTTCAAAACTCCCCGGAATAAAATTCAATGAAGACTTTATAAGCAAAAAGTTCAAGGATTTCGTTCGTGCTGCCAAACTTGATGAAAGAATTCACTTTCATACTTTGCGGCATTCTTTCGCTTCGCTATTGGTCCAGCGTGGAGTTTCTTTATATGTGGTCAAAGAATTGCTCGGACATGAAGAGCTTTCAACTACTCAAATCTACAGTCATCTACAACAACAAAACTTGAGAGATGCTGTGAATCTATTATAA
- a CDS encoding carboxypeptidase regulatory-like domain-containing protein — MKLTWKNYSLYFIVFMTLVLIFTCKQAPTDAPIIQTQITGKVTDSKNTQPIVGAQITSNPATSSVVTGNDGNYTIPDVKPIQYTITAKKDGYNDNTTTVTVLDGKTVNADIQLVKLSPELEASPSTLDFETTKNDLSFFITNKGKVGTITWTITSNQPWVTITPTSGTTTTETDPIQVSVSRNNIAIGTYTAQINVVSDAGEKIINVLMVKPDPNLPQLSISPTSIDFGSSILTSQVELKNTGMSVMNWTSTISNIWINLSSTSGNINAGDKSIINVSINKSGLAPGSFNGTVVFNSNGGSKTLTITMIVPPGTAPNAPTLLTPSDGSANQLTSPTLSWDTSTDATSYTLQVSQNNSFSSFVYNQNVGNVLSKQISSLSNLQTYYWRVSASNSYGTSSYSSTWSFTTIVAGTAPSAPILSAPTNNAINIAIPPTLYWNASDKATSYTLQVSTSSSFTSTVLSLSGFTGLSLQVSGLNNSTTYYWRVNATNNYGTSNWSSTWSFFTNCVPIVSYQGKIYNTVQIGYQCWLKENLDIGTMINGSINQINNGTIEKYCYNNDPINCATYGGLYQWKEAMEYSVTEGTKGICPNGWHIPTNAEFEILNKTVSYDAKALLASGQANGTNASGFSALLGGYRHSDSYFLDLSVNGIFWSSSEYSNRGDTSYAQIEDLSFLISGWYRFNPKDYGYSVRCLKD, encoded by the coding sequence ATGAAACTTACATGGAAGAACTATAGTTTATATTTTATTGTCTTCATGACTCTTGTATTAATTTTTACATGTAAGCAGGCACCGACTGACGCACCAATTATACAAACACAGATAACCGGAAAAGTAACAGATAGTAAAAACACTCAACCAATAGTAGGTGCACAAATAACTTCAAACCCCGCTACGTCATCTGTAGTTACCGGTAATGATGGTAACTACACAATTCCAGATGTTAAACCGATACAATATACTATTACTGCAAAAAAAGATGGATACAATGATAATACGACAACTGTAACTGTTCTCGATGGAAAAACTGTAAATGCGGATATTCAATTAGTTAAGTTAAGTCCCGAATTGGAAGCATCTCCATCAACCTTAGATTTTGAAACAACAAAAAACGATTTGAGTTTTTTTATTACTAACAAAGGGAAAGTTGGAACTATTACGTGGACGATTACTTCGAATCAACCATGGGTAACAATAACACCGACCTCAGGAACTACAACGACTGAAACGGACCCGATACAAGTTTCGGTTTCACGAAATAATATTGCAATCGGGACTTATACAGCACAAATAAATGTCGTATCGGATGCTGGGGAAAAAATTATAAATGTATTGATGGTAAAACCAGATCCAAACTTACCTCAGTTATCAATTTCACCAACTAGTATTGATTTTGGTTCATCGATTTTAACTTCACAAGTTGAGCTAAAAAATACTGGAATGAGTGTTATGAATTGGACGTCCACAATTAGTAATATTTGGATAAATCTTTCATCAACAAGTGGGAATATAAATGCCGGAGATAAATCTATAATAAATGTTTCCATAAATAAAAGTGGATTGGCGCCGGGTAGTTTTAATGGTACTGTTGTTTTTAATTCTAACGGCGGATCGAAAACTCTAACAATTACTATGATAGTTCCTCCAGGGACAGCTCCGAATGCACCAACATTATTGACACCCAGCGATGGATCAGCAAATCAATTAACATCACCGACTTTAAGTTGGGATACAAGTACCGACGCAACAAGTTATACATTACAAGTATCTCAAAATAACAGTTTCTCCAGTTTTGTTTATAACCAGAATGTTGGGAACGTATTGAGTAAGCAAATAAGCAGTCTAAGCAACTTGCAAACATACTACTGGCGGGTAAGCGCGAGTAATAGTTATGGAACATCTTCCTATTCGAGCACTTGGAGTTTTACGACAATAGTAGCAGGAACCGCCCCTAGTGCACCAATATTATCAGCACCGACAAATAATGCAATTAATATTGCTATTCCACCAACTCTTTACTGGAATGCGAGTGATAAAGCAACCAGCTATACTTTACAGGTATCCACAAGTAGTTCTTTTACAAGTACAGTTTTATCTCTAAGTGGATTTACAGGTCTAAGTTTACAAGTAAGTGGTTTAAACAATTCAACAACATATTATTGGCGTGTTAATGCGACCAATAATTACGGTACTTCCAATTGGTCAAGTACTTGGTCATTCTTTACTAATTGTGTCCCAATAGTTTCTTATCAAGGTAAAATATATAACACTGTACAAATTGGCTACCAATGCTGGTTAAAAGAAAATCTAGATATAGGTACAATGATAAATGGTAGTATTAACCAGATAAATAATGGTACAATAGAAAAGTATTGTTATAACAATGATCCTATAAATTGTGCAACTTATGGAGGATTATATCAATGGAAAGAAGCTATGGAATATAGTGTAACAGAAGGAACTAAAGGAATATGTCCTAATGGATGGCACATTCCAACAAATGCTGAGTTTGAAATATTAAATAAAACAGTAAGCTATGATGCGAAGGCATTATTAGCTAGTGGGCAAGCGAATGGCACAAATGCAAGTGGATTTTCGGCATTACTTGGCGGTTATCGTCATAGTGATAGTTATTTTCTTGATTTAAGCGTTAATGGTATTTTCTGGAGTTCTTCAGAATACAGTAATAGAGGTGATACTTCCTATGCACAAATAGAAGACTTGAGCTTTCTAATCTCTGGGTGGTATAGATTCAATCCGAAAGATTATGGTTATAGTGTTCGATGTTTGAAGGATTAA
- a CDS encoding DUF5683 domain-containing protein: MNKLLILITLFFTFYENIFPQVRPNWIQNPPLQSSGYGTFYYKVASAEDIDAASARISAIATALYEGALKIGLFVNLDEIKSAIKKKGIPGASVDIKLPINIVCDYTESLFTKRGYKVWVLCQVAERGNIDPNFENFNDCYPTTLITGFNALWRSIVVPGWGQLYKNDSFKGISFMVGSIGGLAGGLILKQLSIDATNKALSARTQAVRDFYNNESKNYDTYSKISLITAAALYIWNVIDAVAVKQDNLHVGLDSNQNLQICYRYNF, from the coding sequence ATGAATAAGTTATTAATACTGATAACGTTATTTTTTACATTTTATGAAAATATTTTCCCTCAGGTACGACCGAATTGGATACAGAACCCTCCATTACAATCGTCAGGTTATGGTACATTTTATTATAAAGTAGCAAGTGCAGAAGATATTGATGCAGCGAGTGCTCGCATTAGTGCTATAGCAACGGCGCTCTATGAAGGTGCATTAAAAATCGGATTGTTCGTAAACTTAGACGAAATAAAAAGTGCTATCAAGAAGAAAGGAATTCCCGGCGCTTCAGTTGATATAAAACTACCCATTAATATTGTCTGTGATTATACTGAATCTCTCTTTACAAAGAGAGGCTACAAAGTTTGGGTATTGTGCCAAGTAGCGGAAAGAGGAAACATTGATCCTAATTTTGAAAATTTTAATGATTGCTATCCGACAACTCTCATTACGGGATTTAATGCTCTATGGCGATCTATTGTTGTGCCAGGATGGGGACAACTTTATAAAAATGATTCATTCAAAGGGATTTCATTTATGGTTGGAAGTATTGGCGGGCTTGCAGGAGGATTAATTTTAAAACAATTGAGTATTGATGCAACTAATAAAGCCCTTTCCGCAAGAACCCAAGCGGTTAGAGATTTTTATAATAATGAATCTAAGAACTATGATACATATAGCAAGATAAGCCTCATTACTGCAGCAGCTTTATACATTTGGAATGTAATTGATGCCGTTGCGGTTAAACAAGATAATTTACACGTCGGTTTAGATAGTAATCAAAATTTGCAAATTTGTTATAGATATAATTTTTAA
- a CDS encoding bifunctional DNA primase/polymerase gives MQFLEMAKIYKNAFGFNVLPIQGKRPTIPWENWQLIEQTENDVVNLGWNASVTGIGGICGINDLRNIDFDKVTDPSIVDMICKRLGLGDKYSWTIKSGSGVGYHIWIKVSESERLKERLNGPKSVYRLYLKDEGLCDHIELRWGQSQTVLPYSKHESGNRYLFLYDEPKKPPEEIDADVLIECLEEFCDLQKEKEVLEVGKRTFEPTSFDKEKLESAIEFLENNLPVNCYDDWYRIGFGLVTIGEEGRKYFLRMSLGNQHYHDSEFEINKKFDELMKKSDGRITLGTVYHTAEKYGWQKPFVKFWYIENDKTHISKQNFKRFLEENGFCKLQLERGYILLKVSKNIVREVEIFNIKDFVIDYLKRLDDEHFKETPRIKVIDAVIKGAPQHFVQTFLEFLETKNLEFLRDTKEKGFLFFSNCFVEISKAKVEVKKYEELEGFIWDRQVIHKRFTVEKREAEFAKFIRNICKDDEQRVFSLRSGIGYLLHNYKDSTNAKAIIFLDEKLSDGAAGRSGKGLVAQAIGKLRKTIRLDGRNFNFSKSFSFQSVTLDTAIIEFNDVTKRFNFDKLFSIITDDITVEKKNQNEIIIPFHESPKIIISTNYTIEGSDDSTLDRQFVVEFSDHYNRTNRPIDEFGHRFFDEWSNEEWNYFLNYMIGCLQLYLSKGMIQCNHINLEKKKLINSTCEEFAEYFEALELGKEFQKKDLLENFRSEYEEFAEIQPVRFSRWFKEAAKIRGIKITERKSGTDRYIRLGELRDLDNLDRSFFD, from the coding sequence ATGCAATTTCTGGAAATGGCAAAAATTTATAAAAATGCTTTTGGATTCAACGTATTACCTATACAAGGTAAACGGCCAACTATTCCTTGGGAAAATTGGCAATTGATTGAACAAACCGAAAATGATGTGGTTAATCTTGGATGGAACGCAAGTGTAACCGGTATCGGCGGAATTTGCGGAATTAATGATTTGAGAAATATTGATTTCGATAAAGTGACAGACCCGAGTATTGTTGATATGATTTGTAAAAGATTAGGATTAGGTGATAAATATTCGTGGACAATAAAAAGTGGTAGCGGAGTTGGTTATCATATCTGGATTAAAGTAAGTGAGAGTGAAAGATTGAAAGAGAGATTGAACGGACCTAAAAGTGTTTACCGGTTATATCTAAAAGATGAAGGATTATGCGATCATATTGAATTGAGATGGGGTCAATCACAAACTGTACTTCCCTATTCGAAACATGAGAGCGGGAACAGATATTTGTTTTTATATGATGAACCAAAAAAACCGCCGGAAGAAATTGATGCTGATGTTTTGATTGAATGCTTGGAAGAGTTTTGCGATTTACAAAAAGAAAAAGAAGTCCTTGAAGTTGGTAAGAGAACATTTGAACCGACAAGTTTTGATAAAGAAAAATTGGAAAGCGCAATTGAGTTTTTAGAGAATAATCTTCCGGTCAATTGTTATGATGATTGGTATAGAATTGGTTTTGGGTTGGTAACGATTGGTGAAGAAGGAAGGAAATATTTTCTGAGGATGAGTCTTGGAAATCAGCACTATCATGATTCTGAATTTGAGATAAATAAAAAGTTTGATGAATTGATGAAGAAATCTGATGGAAGAATAACACTCGGAACGGTTTATCATACTGCCGAAAAATATGGCTGGCAAAAACCGTTTGTAAAGTTCTGGTATATAGAGAATGATAAGACACATATTTCAAAACAGAACTTCAAAAGATTTCTTGAAGAGAATGGCTTCTGTAAATTGCAATTAGAACGAGGATATATTCTGCTGAAGGTTAGTAAGAATATAGTGCGTGAAGTGGAGATTTTTAACATAAAGGATTTTGTTATTGATTATCTAAAGAGATTGGATGATGAACATTTCAAAGAAACTCCTCGAATAAAAGTGATTGATGCCGTGATTAAAGGAGCACCTCAACATTTTGTTCAGACATTTCTTGAGTTTCTGGAAACGAAGAATTTAGAATTTTTACGTGACACAAAGGAGAAAGGTTTTCTCTTTTTCTCAAATTGTTTTGTTGAAATATCCAAAGCAAAGGTAGAGGTAAAGAAGTACGAAGAATTGGAAGGGTTTATATGGGATAGACAGGTTATTCATAAAAGATTCACGGTTGAAAAACGAGAAGCTGAATTTGCAAAGTTTATTCGAAACATATGCAAAGATGATGAGCAAAGAGTTTTCTCTCTGCGGAGTGGAATAGGTTATTTACTTCATAATTACAAAGATTCAACTAACGCAAAAGCAATTATTTTTCTTGATGAGAAGTTGAGTGATGGTGCTGCAGGAAGAAGCGGGAAAGGTTTAGTTGCTCAAGCGATTGGTAAACTTAGAAAGACGATTCGCTTGGATGGCAGAAATTTTAATTTCTCAAAGAGTTTTAGTTTTCAATCGGTTACTCTTGATACCGCAATTATCGAGTTTAATGATGTAACTAAGAGATTTAATTTCGATAAGCTCTTTTCAATTATTACCGATGATATCACAGTTGAAAAGAAAAACCAGAATGAGATCATCATCCCCTTTCATGAATCACCCAAAATTATTATTTCAACAAACTACACTATTGAAGGATCGGACGACTCCACTTTGGATCGTCAATTTGTTGTAGAATTTTCGGACCATTACAACAGAACGAATAGACCGATAGATGAATTCGGCCATAGATTTTTTGATGAATGGAGTAATGAAGAATGGAATTATTTTTTGAATTATATGATCGGTTGCTTACAGCTTTACCTTAGTAAAGGAATGATACAGTGTAATCATATCAACTTGGAAAAGAAAAAGTTGATCAACTCGACTTGTGAGGAATTTGCGGAATATTTTGAAGCATTGGAACTTGGGAAGGAATTCCAGAAGAAAGATTTGTTAGAAAACTTCAGAAGTGAGTATGAAGAATTCGCTGAAATTCAACCGGTAAGATTCTCCAGGTGGTTTAAAGAAGCAGCCAAAATTAGAGGAATTAAGATAACTGAGCGAAAATCAGGTACCGATAGGTATATCAGACTGGGTGAACTACGTGATTTGGACAACTTGGACAGATCATTTTTCGATTAG
- a CDS encoding tyrosine-type recombinase/integrase, producing MEEILKNISADDLEKLKLLISIMPGQEPKEVVTLRVFKDEYSTLIKNSRSKAYYNSVNIALNHLIDFFGIQHSIKAIQLKDIEDFLTHLQQKVKKGHVVYYRNLKAAFNKAKDWGYIKENCFTKVKLPKRQKMAPIFINSDQLSVIRDQIKSEKVKDFVMIAFYTGMRLDEIVNLRWKNVDLNGRIITVGDEEFTTKGRTQRFIPMSEEALKIIENLDTSTRLSAGLRIRQRNGGQVQNEKQKKIISIKSRNATHNFVFCKENGKMFTGNYFSRRFKDACKSAGMDNGIHFHSLRHSFASNLAQKGVSLYTIKELLGHSSISTTEIYSHLNMDCLREAVKKLDTGDKILDTEEKQKNELKIFRINSGENK from the coding sequence ATGGAAGAGATATTAAAAAATATTTCTGCTGATGATTTAGAAAAACTCAAGTTGTTGATCTCGATAATGCCAGGACAGGAACCAAAAGAAGTTGTTACGCTGAGGGTATTCAAAGACGAGTATTCCACTCTAATAAAGAATAGCCGTTCAAAAGCTTATTACAATTCAGTGAATATTGCATTAAATCATTTAATTGATTTTTTCGGTATACAACATTCAATCAAGGCAATTCAATTGAAAGATATTGAAGATTTTCTTACTCACCTTCAGCAAAAGGTGAAGAAAGGTCATGTCGTTTACTACCGCAATCTTAAAGCAGCATTTAATAAAGCGAAAGACTGGGGATATATCAAAGAGAATTGCTTCACAAAAGTAAAGCTTCCTAAAAGACAAAAGATGGCACCGATATTCATCAATAGTGATCAGTTGTCGGTTATCCGTGATCAGATAAAAAGCGAAAAAGTAAAAGATTTTGTGATGATAGCGTTTTATACCGGAATGCGTTTGGATGAGATTGTAAATCTAAGATGGAAGAATGTGGATTTGAATGGACGGATTATAACTGTTGGTGATGAAGAGTTTACCACGAAAGGAAGAACACAAAGATTTATTCCGATGAGTGAAGAGGCTCTTAAAATAATTGAGAATTTAGACACTTCGACAAGGCTCAGTGCAGGATTGAGAATCCGCCAAAGGAACGGCGGACAAGTTCAGAATGAAAAACAAAAAAAGATTATTTCGATAAAATCTAGAAATGCTACACATAACTTCGTGTTTTGCAAAGAGAATGGTAAAATGTTTACAGGAAATTATTTCTCGAGAAGATTCAAAGACGCTTGCAAATCTGCGGGAATGGACAATGGAATTCACTTCCACTCTTTAAGACATTCCTTCGCTTCTAATCTTGCCCAGAAAGGTGTTTCGCTTTATACAATAAAAGAACTGCTGGGACATTCGTCTATTTCTACCACTGAAATTTATTCACATTTAAATATGGATTGTTTGAGAGAAGCGGTAAAGAAGCTAGATACTGGAGATAAGATTCTTGATACTGAAGAAAAGCAAAAAAATGAACTAAAGATTTTTAGAATTAATTCCGGAGAGAATAAATAA
- a CDS encoding helix-turn-helix domain-containing protein, which translates to MRKQKDTSKVRLPLRQAQSYGSPQASLSGVILQKLSTLENLLKKKDDKPLTFKEACAYLGYAPSYLYKLTYRKIIPHYKPTGKIIFFSKAELDEWIYKSGCQNSEISKQNDSSTSLEVTKENERGSTVRQDSLQAQLTTKDPNQMEIGFDEQKGRRNEEKNKRFDEEKSKENASLNSTQGHKIVIEFPRKKKR; encoded by the coding sequence ATGAGAAAGCAGAAAGACACTTCGAAGGTTCGACTACCTCTTCGACAAGCTCAGAGCTACGGCTCACCGCAGGCTTCACTCAGCGGGGTTATCCTTCAGAAACTTTCCACACTTGAAAATTTACTCAAGAAAAAAGATGATAAGCCGCTGACGTTCAAAGAGGCGTGCGCTTATCTTGGTTATGCGCCAAGTTATCTTTACAAGTTAACCTACCGAAAAATAATCCCACATTACAAGCCAACAGGCAAAATAATTTTCTTCTCGAAAGCTGAATTGGATGAGTGGATTTACAAAAGCGGATGTCAGAATTCAGAAATCAGCAAACAGAATGACTCCTCGACTTCGCTCGAGGTGACTAAAGAAAATGAACGTGGTTCGACAGTTCGACAAGACTCACTGCAGGCTCAGCTCACCACTAAAGATCCGAATCAGATGGAAATAGGATTTGATGAACAAAAGGGAAGAAGGAATGAAGAAAAGAACAAAAGATTTGATGAAGAAAAAAGCAAAGAAAATGCTTCGTTGAACTCAACACAGGGTCATAAAATTGTTATTGAGTTTCCGCGAAAGAAGAAAAGATAG